The nucleotide window TCATCTTTTGTAAAACCAGTTTTTAATAAAGAAATTATATCTTCCACAAGCTCTTCTGTAGATTTTTCAATTTCTAGTGGCTTAGTATCTTCTTCTTTTACTTGTGTATTTGTAAGTTCTTCTTCAAATATAGTATCTTTTGTTGAAATCTCTTTTTTAGATTCATTGTTTGTAAAGTAATAGTTACTTTGAGATGCTGGTTCAACAATCATAGTAAATCCTTTAAATAATATAGAACATTATAATAAAATTAATATTAAAATTCCAATAAAACAAATGCTTAATTAATTTTTACTATAATACAAAAAATTTAGAAAATAAGAGTATTATGAAAAACAATAAACCAACTACAAAAATAATTGCAGGAAAATATAAAGGAAAAGTTCTAGAACTGCCTTCTCTAGATGTAACAAGAAGTTCTAAAGCAAGACTTAAAGAGTCACTTTTTAATGTTCTTCAGTTTGATATTATTGATAAAATATTTGTTGAAAGCTTCGCAGGAAGTGGAAGTATTGGACTTGAAGCTATTAGTCGTGATGCAAAAAAGGCTTATTTTGTAGAGCTTGATAAGAATTCTTATAGATGTTTAACAAACAATTGTAAAATGCTTGAACCGCAAAAATGTCAAACTTTTTTTGGAGATACATTTTCTCAAACACCAGCTATTTTAGAAAGTTTAAAAAATAGTGAAGATGAGATTATCTTATATGTTGATCCTCCTTTTGACTATAGAGATGGAATGGAAGAGATATATGAAAAATCATTTGATATGATTAGAAATATTCAAAATGAAAATATTTATCTAATAATAATTGAGCATGTATCAACTCTTGAAATTCCAGAGACTCTAGGTAAATTTACTCTTCAAAGAACAAAGAAATTTGGGAAAAGTTCTTTATCTTATTTTGAAAGTAAAGAAGCATAAAATATGGTAAGAGTGGCATTTCTTTTATTGGTTTTTTTAATATTATCAGTATTTTTTATGCCTCTTTTTTACACAATTTCTGCCTATGAATTAAATCCTTCAAAAATACTACTTGCTCCTTCTTTTGAACATATTATGGGAACAGATAGATTAGGAAGAGATATTTTTGCTAGAGTTTTACAAGGTGGACAAACTTCACTTATAATAGGTTTTTTAAGTGCTAGTATTGCTTCATTAATAGGATTGTTTATCGGAATAAATGCAGCTTTTTTTAAAGGTAAAGTAGATAAAGCAATAATAGTTTTAATAGATCTTTTTCTTACTTTCCCAACTTTCTTTTTGCTTCTTGCTTTGGTTGCTTATATCCAAGCATCTATTTTAGTTTTAGTAATAGTTATTTCAATAACTGGCTGGATGGGAATGGCAAGACTTATTAGAAGTGAAAGTTTTGCAATAGGAAATCAACCTTTTATCAAAATTTTGAAACTTGCAAATGTGCCAAAAACAAAAATCATATTTAAGTATTTTGCTCCTCTTTTAGCACCTATTTTTCTTATTTCTTTTACTTTTGGAGTAGGTGGTGCAATTTTAGCTGAGTCAGGACTGTCTTTTTTAGGGCTTGGTGTTAATCCTCCCCAAATGTCATGGGGTAGCTTACTTAGTGATGGAAAAGCTGTTATGGATATTGCTTGGTGGGTTAGCTTTTTCCCTGGTTTTATGATATTTTTAATAACTTTTTGTTTAATGCAAATTTCTGATTACTTACAACAAAAATTTAATACAAAAGAGATACAAAGCACTTAATAAAATTTTGTAAATTAATGTAATGAATCTTGCAACTTTTTTGAAACTTTCAAATAATTAATGCTATAATTCCCGACTTTTTTACTAAA belongs to Arcobacter sp. CECT 8983 and includes:
- the rsmD gene encoding 16S rRNA (guanine(966)-N(2))-methyltransferase RsmD, translated to MKNNKPTTKIIAGKYKGKVLELPSLDVTRSSKARLKESLFNVLQFDIIDKIFVESFAGSGSIGLEAISRDAKKAYFVELDKNSYRCLTNNCKMLEPQKCQTFFGDTFSQTPAILESLKNSEDEIILYVDPPFDYRDGMEEIYEKSFDMIRNIQNENIYLIIIEHVSTLEIPETLGKFTLQRTKKFGKSSLSYFESKEA
- a CDS encoding ABC transporter permease — encoded protein: MVRVAFLLLVFLILSVFFMPLFYTISAYELNPSKILLAPSFEHIMGTDRLGRDIFARVLQGGQTSLIIGFLSASIASLIGLFIGINAAFFKGKVDKAIIVLIDLFLTFPTFFLLLALVAYIQASILVLVIVISITGWMGMARLIRSESFAIGNQPFIKILKLANVPKTKIIFKYFAPLLAPIFLISFTFGVGGAILAESGLSFLGLGVNPPQMSWGSLLSDGKAVMDIAWWVSFFPGFMIFLITFCLMQISDYLQQKFNTKEIQST